One Torulaspora globosa chromosome 5, complete sequence DNA window includes the following coding sequences:
- the ACO1 gene encoding aconitate hydratase ACO1 (ancestral locus Anc_4.51) has product MLSARAALKRPVSRGLATVANLTRDSKVNQNLLEDHSFINYKQNLEYVDIVRKRLNRPLTYAEKILYGHLDNPHEQKIERGVSYLKLRPDRVACQDATAQMAILQFMSAGLPEVAKPVTVHCDHLIQAQIGGEKDLARAIDMNKEVYDFLASATAKYNMGFWKPGSGIIHQIVLENYAYPGALIIGTDSHTPNAGGLGQLAIGVGGADAVDVMSDLPWELKAPKILGVKLTGKMNGWTSPKDIILKLAGITTVKGGTGKIVEYFGDGVDTFSATGMGTICNMGAEIGATTSVFPFNKSMIEYLDATKRSKVAEFASLYKNDLLSADADAEYDEIVEIDLNTLEPYVNGPFTPDLATPISKLKDVAVQNKWPLEVKVGLIGSCTNSSYEDMSRAASIVKDAAAHGLKAKSIFTVTPGSEQIRATIARDGQLDTFKEFGGVVLANACGPCIGQWDRRDIKKGEKNTIVSSFNRNFTSRNDGNPETHSFVASPELTTAFAIAGDLRFNPLTDKLKDKDGNEFLLKPPTGVGLPVKGYDPGENTYQAPAKDRQTVQVQVAPTSDRLQLLKPFKPWDGKDALDMPILIKSLGKTTTDHISMAGPWLKYRGHLENISNNYMIGAINAENKKANCVKNIYTGEYKGVPDTARDYRDQGIKWVVIGDENFGEGSSREHAALEPRFLGGFAIITKSFARIHETNLKKQGLLPLNFKNPADYDKINPDDKIDILGLKELAPGKPVTMRVHPKDGKPWDTELTHTFNEEQIEWFKAGSALNKIKADKA; this is encoded by the coding sequence ATGTTATCTGCACGCGCTGCTCTTAAAAGACCCGTTTCTCGCGGGCTGGCTACGGTTGCCAATTTGACTAGAGATTCCAAGGTTAACCAGAACTTGTTGGAGGATCACTCGTTCATTAACTACAAGCAGAATTTGGAATATGTGGATATTgtgaggaagagattgaacaGACCATTGACATACGCGGAGAAGATTCTGTATGGCCATTTGGATAATCCGCACGAGCAAAAGATCGAGAGAGGGGTTTCGTACTTGAAGTTGAGACCGGACCGTGTGGCGTGTCAGGATGCCACGGCACAGATGGCTATCTTGCAGTTCATGTCAGCCGGTTTGCCAGAGGTTGCCAAGCCGGTCACTGTGCACTGTGACCATTTGATCCAGGCGCAAATCGGGGGTGAGAAGGACTTGGCTAGAGCCATCGATATGAACAAAGAAGTGTATGATTTCTTGGCTAGTGCCACCGCTAAGTACAACATGGGTTTCTGGAAGCCAGGTTCCGGTATCATCCATCAGATCGTACTGGAGAACTACGCGTACCCAGGTGCTTTGATCATCGGTACCGACTCACACACGCCAAATGCCGGTGGTTTGGGTCAATTGGCTATCGGTGTCGGTGGTGCTGACGCTGTGGATGTCATGTCCGATTTGCCTTGGGAATTGAAGGCTCCAAAGATCTTGGGTGTCAAGTTGACCGGTAAGATGAACGGGTGGACTTCGCCAAAGGATATCATCTTGAAACTGGCTGGTATCACCACCGTCAAGGGTGGTACCGGTAAGATCGTCGAGTACTTCGGTGACGGTGTGGACACTTTCTCTGCTACCGGTATGGGTACTATCTGCAACATGGGTGCTGAAATTGGTGCAACCACATCTGTTTTCCCATTCAACAAGTCAATGATCGAATATTTGGACGCTACCAAGCGTAGCAAGGTGGCTGAATTTGCATCTCTTTACAAGAACGATCTATTGTCTGCTGATGCTGATGCCGAATATGACGAGATTGTCGAGATTGACTTGAACACTTTGGAACCTTACGTTAACGGTCCATTCACACCAGATTTGGCCACTCCAATCTCTAAGTTGAAGGATGTCGCAGTGCAAAACAAATGGCCTTTGGAAGTTAAGGTCGGTTTGATCGGTTCTTGTACTAACTCCTCCTATGAAGACATGTCTCGCGCCGCTTCCATTGTGAAGGACGCCGCTGCTCACGGTCTAAAAGCTAAGTCCATCTTCACGGTCACTCCAGGTTCCGAACAAATTAGAGCCACCATTGCTCGTGATGGTCAATTGGACactttcaaagagtttGGCGGTGTTGTGCTTGCTAATGCATGCGGTCCATGTATCGGTCAATGGGATCGTCGTGACATTAAGAAGGGTGAAAAGAACACCAttgtctcttctttcaataGAAACTTCACCTCTAGAAATGATGGTAATCCAGAGACTCACTCTTTTGTCGCTTCCCCAGAATTGACTACCGCTTTCGCCATTGCTGGTGATTTGAGGTTCAACCCATTGACCGACAAATTGAAGGATAAGGATGGTAACGAAttcttgttgaagccaCCAACTGGTGTCGGTCTGCCAGTCAAGGGCTACGATCCAGGTGAGAACACTTACCAAGCTCCTGCAAAGGACCGTCAAACTGTGCAGGTTCAGGTCGCTCCAACTTCTGATCGTTTGCAGCTCTTGAAACCTTTCAAGCCTTGGGACGGCAAAGATGCTTTGGACATGCCAATCTTGATCAAGTCTCTCGGTAAGACCACCACTGATCATATCTCTATGGCTGGTCCATGGTTGAAATATAGAGGTCATTTGGAGAACATCTCCAACAACTACATGATCGGTGCTATCAACGCTGAGAATAAAAAGGCTAACTGTGTTAAGAACATCTACACTGGTGAATACAAGGGTGTCCCAGACACTGCTAGAGATTACAGAGACCAAGGTATCAAGTGGGTTGTCATTGGTGATGAAAACTTTGGTGAAGGTTCCTCTCGTGAGCACGCAGCTTTGGAGCCAAGATTCTTGGGCGGCTTCGCTATCATCACAAAATCCTTCGCTCGTATTCACGAAACtaacttgaagaaacaaggTCTACTGCCattgaacttcaagaacccAGCCGATTATGATAAGATCAACCCAGATGACAAAATTGATATCCTGGGCTTGAAAGAATTGGCCCCAGGTAAGCCTGTCACCATGAGAGTTCATCCAAAGGATGGCAAACCATGGGACACCGAATTGACTCACACCTTTAACGAAGAGCAAATCGAGTGGTTCAAAGCTGGTTCTgctttgaacaagattAAGGCAGACAAAGCTTAA
- a CDS encoding SDR family oxidoreductase: MTKVVLVTGASRGIGRAIVDDLLKRENDAAVYGVARSEELLKKIKEKYGNRFYYVAGDITDDSVLEKLVNDAVERHGHIDSVIANAGVLEPVQDVSKLEVASWKKLFDVNFFSVVSLTSKVIPYLSKVHGNLIFVSSGASVKPYYAWGAYGSSKAALNHFAMTIAAETSQVRSIAIAPGVVDTQMQVDITEVLGPNAMTPEALQRFIELRKNRELLPPSVPAAVYGKLALEGIPAELSGQYLRYNDKRLHPPGNDS; this comes from the coding sequence ATGACTAAGGTGGTGCTGGTGACGGGAGCCTCTCGAGGCATTGGAAGGGCTATTGTGGACGACCTGTTGAAGCGTGAGAACGACGCTGCTGTATACGGTGTTGCAAGGTCTgaagaactgctgaagaagattaAAGAGAAGTATGGGAATAGGTTTTACTATGTTGCTGGAGACATCACTGACGATAGTGTGCTTGAAAAGCTGGTCAATGACGCAGTTGAAAGACATGGCCATATTGACTCTGTAATCGCTAATGCCGGGGTGCTAGAACCGGTCCAGGATGTTTCTAAGCTGGAGGTTGCCTCCTGGAAGAAACTGTTCGAtgtgaacttcttcagtGTTGTGTCTCTCACATCAAAAGTGATTCCTTACCTTTCTAAGGTCCACGGAAACCTAATCTTTGTCAGTTCAGGTGCTAGCGTGAAACCCTACTACGCTTGGGGTGCGTATGGATCCTCTAAGGCAGCACTGAACCATTTTGCAATGACCATTGCGGCGGAAACGTCCCAAGTCAGGTCTATCGCGATAGCCCCGGGGGTCGTCGACACCCAGATGCAGGTTGACATCACAGAGGTTCTGGGACCTAACGCAATGACTCCTGAAGCTCTCCAGAGGTTTATCGAGCTCAGGAAGAACAGGGAACTGCTGCCACCCTCTGTGCCAGCCGCCGTCTACGGAAAGCTTGCTCTCGAGGGCATCCCAGCCGAGCTAAGTGGCCAATACCTCAGATATAACGACAAGAGACTCCATCCACCAGGGAATGACTCATAG
- the BPT1 gene encoding ATP-binding cassette bilirubin transporter BPT1 (ancestral locus Anc_4.52) has translation MVLSGSGCPCGFAAYPDHSTNALNPCFLSLVVLVEGVFFMVFGSIQLIQLVKESKVPESFKRRSLSQRQVVQLSNVSLFAVLIVCQLTAALNEQEAVPVLVWSLWIHLCYVVLISLPTQYLQYFKSPCALGNQLFYYMIQATVLGFQVAQRAAHYPNEDYNLIKGKYGAILEVGMLICSATIFVFDVYLFQPSDELETYYKKEGHHLQVNFLARATFTWMNELIVDTYHRKKLKDPYDLPEPPVNIDIRDVCRKLQAAREAQKWKGSNSLFSALMKTFGKSILIATLLETCKDLLSVVQPQLLRLFILSFDGNAASDYPPLNGFFVALGLFLVSVISACLQNQFYITIFEVGLGMRGALIALLYKKSLRLSLASREKSSTGDILNMASVDVLKIQRFFEDCQIIVGAPIQIVVVLLSLYWLLGPATIGGVVTMAIMIPINSFLSKRVKKLYKTQMKYKDARIRTTTEIINSMKSIKLYAWEKPMLDRLDHVRNGLEMENFKKIGVVSNLIFFAWNCVPLMVACSTFGMFSFANKRPLSPEIVFPALSLFNILNDAIYSLPNIINSVIETRVSMNRLKEFLLSDELDDSFMEVEETPCDKTLPVVEIKNATFLWKSQAVLLNGDFDDEESRVESSQVALKDVQDFHANKGELTCIVGRVGSGKSTMLRAILGQLPCISGSVEGVSPKVYIRASSIAYCPQEPWIMNASIKDNILFGHRYDETYYNATIEACQLLPDLDILPERDATLVGERGISLSGGQKARLSLARAVYSRADLCLLDDILSAVDAEVSKNIVEKVLDRENGLLKNKTVVLTTNAISVLDRSQMIYALEGGHIVEKASYKDVIASSKASTLKMMIEEFGRNIEYSSGIAGENHSVEEIILKSDANADALANDVTSLTSLIAPDTVNDLSLSSRRASMATLDAPRLFATDGSAPMTVEKKEEGRVKTSVYMFYMKACGVLGVALFLSFMVSSRIFDLLENFWLKYWAEENERRGSNEDVWRFVGIYAVIGVFSAAFNNLRTIVLLLYCTIRAATKLHDEMARSVLRSPMSFFETTPAGRILNRFSSDIQAVDSNLQWMFAFFFRSILNYLVTVVLISYNMPWFLAVNAVLLVVYLYYQTYYITLSRELKRLTSISVSPIMSLMGESLGGHAVINAFKHFDRFDFLNFSNVQFNINCNFNLRSTNRWLSVRLQTIGAFIVLTTALLSLGTLGSKQKLSPGMVGLLMSYALEVTSSLMWIVRMSVQIETNVVSVERIYEYCNLTPEAPEVIESCRPVESWPAQGKISFKSYSTKYKTQKDPALRNINIDIKPQEKIGVVGRTGAGKSTLSLALFRLLEATSGSIEIDDIDISTIGLADLRSHLGIIPQDAQAFEGSIRYNLDPFQRYSTETLWKAIKLSHLEPHVIAMCHKENKNGHQATREEMLETKITENGGNLSVGQRQLLCLSRALLNDSKVLVLDEATAAVDMETDKIIQETIRSEFKDKTILTIAHRIDTVLDSDRIIVLDAGEVKEFDKPENLLSNKQSLFYALCEKGGHLGKKSP, from the coding sequence ATGGTGCTATCGGGCTCAGGTTGTCCCTGTGGCTTTGCGGCGTATCCTGACCACTCGACGAATGCGTTGAATCCGTGCTTTCTATCACTGGTTGTTCTCGTGGAAGGAGTGTTCTTCATGGTATTTGGGTCGATACAGCTGATTCAGCTGGTGAAAGAGTCTAAAGTTCCAGAAAGCTTCAAACGGAGGAGCCTATCGCAGCGACAAGTGGTCCAGCTTTCCAATGTGAGCTTATTTGCGGTCCTAATTGTCTGTCAGCTTACAGCGGCCCTTAACGAGCAAGAGGCAGTCCCGGTGCTGGTGTGGTCATTGTGGATCCATTTGTGTTACGTTGTGTTGATTTCGCTGCCTACTCAGTATCTGCAATACTTCAAGAGCCCTTGCGCGCTGGGCAACCAGTTGTTTTACTATATGATACAGGCGACCGTTCTAGGCTTTCAAGTGGCTCAGAGGGCTGCACACTACCCTAACGAAGACTacaatctgatcaaagGGAAGTACGGTGCGATTCTGGAAGTAGGGATGCTGATATGTTCGGCAACCATATTCGTCTTTGATGTGTACCTCTTCCAGCCCAGCGATGAACTGGAAACATATTACAAAAAGGAGGGCCATCATCTACAGGTCAATTTCCTGGCTCGAGCAACGTTTACATGGATGAACGAGTTGATTGTCGATACGTATCATCGAAAGAAGCTAAAAGATCCATACGATTTGCCTGAGCCGCCAGTGAATATAGATATCAGGGACGTATGTCGTAAGTTACAGGCAGCACGGGAGGCCCAGAAGTGGAAAGGCTCAAATTCCTTGTTCAGCGCACTAATGAAAACGTTCGGTAAATCAATCCTAATAGCAACTTTATTGGAGACTTGCAAGGACTTGCTATCAGTCGTCCAACCTCAGTTGTTGCGGTTGTTCATTTTATCTTTTGACGGCAATGCCGCTTCTGACTATCCGCCGCTCAATGGATTCTTCGTTGCTCTGGGCCTGTTCTTGGTGAGCGTCATATCTGCGTGTCTGCAGAACCAGTTTTATATCACCATCTTTGAGGTTGGTCTGGGTATGAGGGGAGCGTTAATAGCTCTGCTTTACAAAAAATCTCTTAGACTCTCTTTAGCCTCGAGAGAAAAAAGCTCTACGGGAGATATACTGAATATGGCCTCTGTCGACGTTCTAAAAATTCAACGGTTCTTTGAGGACTGTCAGATCATTGTCGGAGCACCTATTCAAATTGTCGTGGTACTTCTCTCCTTGTACTGGCTATTAGGGCCGGCCACCATCGGAGGCGTTGTCACAATGGCTATTATGATTCCAATCAACTCCTTTCTCTCCAAAAGGGTGAAGAAATTGTACAAAACACAGATGAAATATAAAGATGCAAGAATCAGAACTACAACAGAAATCATTAATTCGATGAAATCTATTAAACTATATGCATGGGAAAAGCCGATGCTTGACAGATTGGATCATGTACGGAATGGATTGGAGATGGAGAATTTCAAAAAAATTGGTGTGGTTAGCAATCTGATTTTCTTTGCGTGGAACTGCGTGCCCTTAATGGTAGCATGCTCGACTTTTGGTATGTTTTCCTTCGCAAACAAGAGACCCTTGTCACCTGAAATAGTGTTTCCGGCATTATCTCTGTTCAACATCCTAAACGATGCCATTTATTCGCTCCCCAACATCATCAACTCGGTCATCGAGACAAGAGTTTCCATGAATAGATTGAAGGAGTTTTTGCTAAGTGATGAGCTCGACGACTCTTTTATGgaggttgaagagactCCTTGCGATAAAACCTTACCCGTGGTGGAGATAAAAAATGCGACGTTCCTATGGAAATCGCAAGCAGTTTTGCTAAATGGAgatttcgatgatgaagagtcAAGAGTTGAATCCTCTCAAGTAGCGCTAAAGGACGTACAAGATTTTCATGCAAACAAGGGTGAGCTTACTTGTATTGTTGGCAGAGTCGGATCTGGGAAGTCGACCATGTTAAGAGCTATATTGGGTCAATTACCATGCATAAGCGGTTCCGTTGAAGGTGTTTCCCCAAAAGTTTACATTAGAGCCTCCTCTATCGCATATTGCCCGCAGGAACCGTGGATAATGAATGCCTCGATAAAGGATAATATTCTCTTTGGACACCGTTATGATGAGACCTACTACAACGCTACCATAGAGGCCTGTCAACTTTTACCAGATCTTGATATACTCCCGGAGCGAGACGCGACTTTGGTCGGAGAGAGAGGCATTTCCCTATCGGGAGGTCAAAAAGCTCGACTCTCGCTCGCTAGAGCTGTCTATTCTAGAGCTGATCTCTGCTTACTGGATGATATTTTATCTGCTGTTGATGCAGAAGTGAGCAAGAACATTGTTGAGAAGGTTCTCGACCGGGAGAACGGTTTGCTGAAAAATAAAACCGTGGTTTTGACAACAAATGCTATATCCGTTCTTGATCGTTCGCAGATGATCTATGCTTTGGAAGGAGGTCATattgttgagaaagcaTCTTACAAAGATGTCATTGCTTCATCAAAGGCGTCAacattgaagatgatgattgaGGAGTTTGGAAGGAACATAGAGTATTCCTCTGGTATTGCCGGTGAAAATCATTCGGTAGAGGAAATTATTCTGAAATCAGACGCGAATGCAGATGCACTTGCCAATGACGTGACATCTTTGACATCTTTGATTGCTCCTGATACTGTTAATGATCTGTCTTTAAGCTCGAGGAGAGCCTCCATGGCGACTCTGGACGCCCCAAGATTATTTGCTACTGATGGCTCTGCACCAATGACAgtggaaaagaaggaagagggAAGAGTAAAAACGTCAGTTTACATGTTTTACATGAAAGCCTGTGGTGTTCTTGGAGTAGCACTGTTCCTTTCGTTCATGGTCTCAAGTCGGatatttgatcttctcgaaAACTTCTGGCTAAAATACTGggcagaagaaaatgaacgCAGAGGCTCCAATGAAGATGTCTGGCGGTTTGTCGGGATTTACGCCGTGATTGGTGTATTTTCGGCCGCATTCAACAACCTAAGAACAATTGTTTTATTGCTGTATTGCACAATCCGAGCTGCCACAAAGCTTCATGATGAGATGGCAAGATCGGTCTTGAGAAGCCCAATGAGCTTTTTTGAAACGACCCCAGCTGGGAGAATTCTTAATAGATTTTCCTCTGATATCCAAGCCGTTGACAGCAATCTTCAATGGATGTTCGCTTTTTTCTTCCGATCGATTTTGAATTATCTAGTGACCGTTGTATTGATCAGTTACAACATGCCATGGTTTCTGGCCGTCAATGCGGTACTCTTGGTAGTCTACCTGTACTACCAAACATATTACATAACGCTGAGCAGGGaattgaaaagattgaCCAGTATCTCGGTATCGCCCATAATGTCACTAATGGGAGAAAGCTTAGGTGGCCACGCTGTTATAAACGCATTCAAGCATTTTGATAGATTTGACTTTCTCAATTTTAGCAATGTGCAATTCAACATCAACTGCAATTTCAACTTAAGATCGACAAATAGATGGCTTTCTGTTCGTTTGCAAACAATTGGGGCATTCATTGTGCTAACCACAGCTTTACTGTCTTTAGGCACTTTGGGCTCGAAGCAGAAACTGAGCCCGGGAATGGTCGGACTTTTGATGAGTTATGCGCTAGAGGTGACGAGCTCACTTATGTGGATAGTAAGAATGTCTGTTCAAATTGAAACGAACGTTGTTTCTGTCGAACGGATTTACGAGTATTGTAATTTGACACCAGAGGCGCCGGAGGTGATTGAATCTTGTCGGCCTGTTGAATCATGGCCAGCTCAAGGCAagatcagcttcaaaagctATTCGACCAAATACAAAACACAAAAGGATCCTGCTTTGAGGAATATCAACATAGACATTAAACCCCAGGAAAAAATTGGTGTTGTTGGTAGAACTGGGGCTGGAAAATCCACTCTGTCTCTAGCACTTTTCAGATTGCTTGAGGCGACGAGCGGTTCGATTGAAATCGACGATATAGACATCTCAACAATTGGGCTTGCCGATTTAAGGAGCCACCTCGGCATCATTCCTCAGGATGCTCAAGCCTTTGAAGGATCCATCAGGTATAACCTGGATCCATTCCAGCGCTATTCCACGGAAACACTTTGGAAGGCTATCAAGTTGTCACATCTCGAACCGCATGTTATCGCTATGTGTCATAAGGAGAACAAAAATGGCCACCAAGCTACTCGGgaagaaatgcttgaaACCAAGATAACCGAAAATGGGGGCAATCTCTCAGTCGGACAGAGGCAGCTTCTTTGTTTATCCAGAGCTCTGTTGAATGACTCCAAAGTTCTTGTTCTGGACGAGGCGACAGCTGCTGTTGACATGGAGACAGATAAGATTATCCAGGAAACGATAAGATCTGAGTTCAAGGACAAGACCATTTTGACGATCGCGCACAGAATCGACACGGTCCTGGACAGCGATCGGATAATAGTGCTGGATGCGGGAGAGGTCAAAGAGTTTGATAAGCCAGAGAACCTACTATCAAACAAGCAATCGCTGTTCTATGCGCTTTGCGAGAAAGGTGGCCatcttggaaaaaaaaGCCCTTAA
- the MET17 gene encoding bifunctional cysteine synthase/O-acetylhomoserine aminocarboxypropyltransferase MET17 (ancestral locus Anc_4.53), whose product MPSHFDTIQLHAGQESADDNANRPRAVPIYATTSYVFNDSKHGAQLFGLETPGYIYSRIMNPTVDVLEKRIAALEGGAAGLAVASGQAAQTLAIGGLAHTGDNIVSTSYLYGGTYNQFKVAFKRLGIECRFVEGDRPEDFEKLFDERTKAVFLETIGNPKYNVPDFDRIVEVAHKHGIPVVVDNTFGAGGFFAQPIKHGADIITHSATKWIGGHGTTIGGLIVDSGKFPWKDYPEKFPQFSTPSDGYHGLVFNDAFGPLAFIGHVRTELLRDLGPALNPFAAFQLLQGVETLSLRAERHGENALKLANWLENSPYVSWVSYPGLASHSHHENAKKYLTNGFGGVLSFGAKDLPNGAEAESEDPFKAAGARVVDSLKLASNLANVGDSKTLVIAPYFTTHLQLTEEEKLSSGVTKDLIRVSVGTEFIDDIINDFQQAFETVYGKK is encoded by the coding sequence ATGCCTTCGCACTTCGACACAATTCAATTGCATGCTGGCCAAGAAAGTGCCGATGACAACGCCAACAGACCAAGGGCAGTGCCAATCTACGCTACCACTTCATATGTGTTCAACGATTCGAAGCACGGTGCGCAGCTGTTTGGTCTAGAGACACCGGGCTACATCTACTCTCGTATCATGAACCCTACCGTTGACGTGCTGGAAAAGAGAATCGCAGCTTTGGAAGGCGGTGCAGCTGGGCTGGCTGTCGCTTCGGGACAAGCTGCTCAGACGTTGGCGATCGGTGGGCTGGCCCACACTGGTGACAACATCGTGTCGACTTCGTACCTATACGGTGGTACCTACAATCAGTTCAAAGTCGCATTCAAGAGGTTGGGGATTGAATGCAGATTTGTCGAGGGTGACAGACCAGAGgacttcgagaagctgtTTGACGAGAGAACCAAGGCCGTCTTCCTGGAAACCATTGGTAACCCAAAGTACAACGTCCCAGATTTCGATCGTATCGTGGAAGTGGCTCACAAGCATGGTATTCCTGTCGTCGTAGATAACACTTTTGGTGCTGGTGGCTTCTTTGCACAACCCATTAAGCACGGTGCTGACATCATTACACACTCCGCTACCAAGTGGATCGGTGGCCACGGTACTACTATCGGCGGTTTGATCGTAGATTCCGGTAAGTTTCCTTGGAAGGACTATCCAGAGAAGTTCCCACAGTTCTCTACTCCTTCCGATGGTTATCACGGTTTGGTGTTCAACGATGCGTTTGGTCCATTGGCGTTCATTGGCCATGTTAGAACAGAGCTGTTGAGAGATTTGGGTCCAGCTCTAAACCCGTTCGCTGCTTTCCAACTTCTGCAAGGTGTGGAAACCTTGTCTTTGAGAGCTGAGAGACATGGTgaaaatgctttgaaacTGGCCAACTGGTTGGAAAACTCTCCATACGTGTCCTGGGTATCCTATCCTGGTTTGGCTTCTCACTCCCATCACGAGAATGCTAAGAAGTACTTAACCAATGGTTTTGGTGGTGTTCTTTCCTTCGGAGCCAAGGATCTACCAAACGGCGCTGAAGCAGAATCAGAAGATCCCTTTAAGGCAGCTGGCGCTAGGGTCGTCGACAGCTTGAAACTGGCTTCCAACCTAGCGAACGTCGGTGATAGTAAGACTTTGGTCATCGCTCCATATTTCACCACACATTTGCAATTgacagaagaagaaaaattGAGCTCTGGTGTTACAAAAGATTTGATCCGTGTGTCTGTGGGCACTGAGTTCATCGACGATATAATCAACGACTTCCAGCAGGCTTTTGAGACTGTGTACGGTAAGAAGTAA
- the GTR2 gene encoding Gtr2p (ancestral locus Anc_4.54) has product MSNEEMATVSKLDNEESKAMILLLGLRRGGKSSICKVLFHNMQPLDTLYLESTSNPTMEHFSTLIDLAVMELPGQLNYFEPSYDSEKLFRSVGGLVYVIDSQDEYMNAITNLAMIIEYAYKVNPNINIEVLIHKVDGLSEDFKLDAQRDIMQRTGEELLELGLDGVQVSFYLTSIFDHSIYEAFSRIVQKLIPELSYLENMLDNLIQHSKIEKAFLFDINSKIYVSTDSSPVDIQLYEVCAEFVDVTIDLFDLYKDSHRSDKRASGGETTPYRPRELKNVAQLGNDVIIYLKQMIRGLALVAVIRPNGADAESCLTVADYNVDILKRGLEEIWANARIPAKDAV; this is encoded by the coding sequence ATGTCGAATGAGGAGATGGCGACTGTCAGCAAGCTAGATAACGAGGAATCCAAGGCGATGATCTTGCTGCTTGGCCTGAGACGGGGCGGAAAGTCGTCGATTTGCAAAGTGCTTTTCCACAACATGCAGCCGCTCGACACGCTGTATCTGGAGTCGACCTCGAACCCGACTATGGAGCATTTCTCGACGTTGATCGACTTAGCGGTTATGGAGCTGCCGGGCCAGCTGAACTACTTCGAACCGAGCTACGATTCCGAGAAACTCTTCAGGAGCGTTGGAGGGCTTGTATACGTCATCGACTCGCAGGATGAGTACATGAATGCCATAACCAACCTTGCGATGATCATTGAATATGCATACAAGGTGAACCCGAACATAAACATCGAAGTTTTGATTCACAAGGTTGACGGTCTGAGTgaagatttcaagctcGATGCGCAGCGTGACATAATGCAGCGCACCGGAGAGGAACTACTCGAGCTGGGTCTTGATGGTGTTCAAGTCTCGTTCTACCTCACGTCCATATTCGACCATTCGATCTACGAGGCTTTCTCCCGTATCGTGCAGAAACTGATACCGGAGCTGTCATACCTGGAGAACATGCTTGACAATCTGATCCAGCACTCTAAGATCGAGAAGGCGTTCCTGTTCGACATCAACTCCAAGATCTACGTCTCGACAGACTCCAGCCCCGTCGATATACAGTTGTACGAGGTGTGCGCTGAGTTCGTCGACGTCACCATAGATCTGTTTGACCTCTACAAGGACTCGCACAGGAGCGACAAGCGCGCGAGCGGCGGCGAGACTACTCCATACCGCCCCCGAGAGCTCAAGAACGTCGCCCAACTGGGAAACGACGTCATCATCTACCTGAAGCAGATGATCCGCGGCCTGGCGCTCGTGGCGGTGATCAGACCCAACGGTGCAGACGCGGAGAGCTGCCTAACGGTCGCAGACTACAACGTAGACATACTCAAGCGAGGGCTTGAAGAGATTTGGGCCAATGCGAGGATCCCCGCCAAGGACGCTGTCTGA
- the TYW3 gene encoding tRNA methyltransferase TYW3 (ancestral locus Anc_4.55), with protein MARQNPFDQKKASILAEIRSSQPDLSPKGDIDVLCYPIMDLINSHSDMVTTSSCSGRLSIFLEGTKQHNGVQKSGGKGEGGRWLYVTHNCDEVTGWLDKIDPESYCYVQDDLLSAAKDSDSSKRLLLYKYEPFILHVKCRDFAMASKLYNTAMGCGFRESGIGSNNLVAIRINIKLDIPIGFWDENANKIALCVPADYISLIDGLTCSKFQENARKMQVLYDRIKANIIDSV; from the coding sequence ATGGCTCGACAGAATCCATTTGATCAGAAGAAGGCTTCTATTTTGGCAGAGATTCGGTCTAGTCAGCCAGACCTGTCTCCTAAAGGCGACATCGACGTCCTATGCTATCCCATTATGGACTTGATAAACTCACACAGCGATATGGTGACAACATCATCCTGCTCCGGTCGACTCAGTATCTTTCTTGAAGGCACAAAGCAGCATAATGGCGTCCAGAAGTCGGGAGGCAAGGGTGAGGGAGGCAGATGGCTGTACGTGACGCATAACTGCGATGAAGTTACCGGTTGGCTTGACAAGATTGATCCTGAGAGCTACTGCTATGTTCAGGACGATCTGCTGAGTGCTGCCAAAGATTCTGATTCGAGCAAGAGACTTTTATTGTACAAATACGAGCCATTTATACTGCATGTGAAGTGCAGGGACTTCGCGATGGCATCGAAATTGTACAATACTGCCATGGGATGTGGCTTCAGAGAAAGCGGCATCGGTTCCAATAACCTTGTTGCGATCAGAATTAACATAAAGTTGGATATTCCAATAGGGTTCTGGGATGAAAACGCGAACAAGATAGCCCTCTGCGTGCCCGCCGACTACATTTCGCTCATCGATGGCCTCACCTGCAGCAAGTTCCAGGAAAATGCTAGGAAAATGCAAGTGCTGTACGATAGAATAAAAGCTAATATAATAGATTCTGTATAA